A genomic stretch from Ureibacillus composti includes:
- a CDS encoding phage holin family protein — MAIKELWVILQTVIAALGGWLGWFLGGLDGFLYALIIFVIVDYITGIMVAIINKELSSEIGARGIFKKILIFILVGVAHIIDSRLIGEGSVIRTAVIFFYLSNEGISIMENGSRIGLPIPQKLKDVLAQLHGKGDDKNETKR; from the coding sequence ATGGCAATAAAAGAACTTTGGGTAATTTTACAAACTGTAATTGCAGCATTGGGCGGTTGGTTGGGGTGGTTTCTTGGTGGCCTTGATGGATTTTTATACGCTCTTATTATTTTTGTCATTGTAGACTATATTACTGGAATTATGGTGGCCATTATTAATAAAGAGCTTTCCAGTGAAATTGGTGCTCGAGGGATTTTCAAAAAGATCCTTATTTTTATCCTTGTCGGTGTTGCTCATATCATTGACAGTAGACTGATTGGTGAGGGCAGTGTTATTCGCACAGCCGTCATCTTTTTTTATCTCTCAAATGAGGGAATCAGCATAATGGAAAATGGCTCAAGAATCGGGCTTCCAATTCCACAAAAATTGAAAGATGTCTTAGCCCAATTACATGGCAAGGGGGATGACAAGAATGAAACTAAACGCTAA
- a CDS encoding N-acetylmuramoyl-L-alanine amidase, with translation MKLNAKYMTRNDCFTAGKKITPKGIMVHSTATPGVMAADWFSRWNKSYRAGETTRQVAVHAFVDDKEVWQYLPWNHRGWHCGGTGNNTHIGIEICEPAGFSYGKGSTMVGYNVSKNESYFRKAWQNAVDLCVKLCREYDLTEADIICHSEGAKIGIASNHGDVMHWFPKHGESMDSFRAAVRATLNKSSTPPDLPLGIQVGDLVEVKATANSYYPGGATIPSWVKTDSYHVVTQVVSNGKLVVKGGKACVLLGKKVNKKTGVESAGIMSWIETGALIVIKTTSPTKKPPDKKVLYRVQVGAFSNKENAEVLLEKIKKAGFEGVIKKE, from the coding sequence ATGAAACTAAACGCTAAATATATGACGAGAAATGATTGTTTTACAGCAGGAAAGAAAATTACCCCAAAAGGAATTATGGTTCACTCGACTGCAACTCCTGGTGTGATGGCAGCAGACTGGTTTAGCCGATGGAATAAATCTTATCGAGCAGGTGAAACAACCAGGCAGGTGGCGGTGCATGCTTTTGTTGATGACAAAGAAGTATGGCAGTACTTACCTTGGAACCATAGGGGCTGGCATTGCGGTGGAACCGGGAATAACACGCATATCGGCATTGAAATTTGCGAACCAGCGGGCTTTTCCTATGGCAAAGGTTCAACAATGGTCGGATATAACGTTTCAAAGAACGAGTCTTATTTTAGAAAGGCTTGGCAAAATGCGGTTGATCTTTGTGTCAAGCTTTGCCGAGAATATGATTTAACTGAGGCAGACATCATTTGTCATTCTGAAGGAGCCAAAATAGGCATTGCAAGTAATCATGGGGATGTCATGCACTGGTTTCCGAAGCACGGAGAAAGTATGGATTCATTCCGGGCGGCAGTAAGAGCTACTTTAAATAAATCGAGTACACCACCGGATTTACCATTAGGGATTCAGGTAGGTGACTTAGTGGAAGTTAAAGCAACAGCAAATTCCTATTATCCCGGCGGGGCAACCATTCCTTCTTGGGTAAAGACTGATTCGTATCATGTAGTAACCCAGGTTGTGTCCAATGGAAAGCTGGTTGTCAAAGGCGGTAAGGCCTGTGTGCTATTAGGAAAGAAAGTGAATAAAAAGACTGGCGTAGAATCTGCGGGGATTATGAGTTGGATTGAGACAGGAGCTTTAATAGTTATAAAAACTACTAGTCCAACCAAGAAACCTCCTGACAAGAAGGTTTTATATCGTGTACAAGTTGGTGCTTTTTCAAATAAGGAAAATGCAGAAGTATTGCTAGAAAAAATAAAGAAGGCTGGATTTGAAGGGGTAATTAAGAAAGAATAA
- a CDS encoding recombinase family protein has product MAESLFGSFGQGAGGITLMDPLAEKPKQLRVAAYVRVSSLSDEQEGSFDNQKTHYTQLIRSTPGWKMVDIYTDQGRTGTSVAKRPGFNRMIRHAYEKKIDIILCKSVSRFARNVLDAINTIRELTQLGVRIIFDKENIDTGDMASEFILTMLSATAQEESRSISENINWALEKRYERGEPVFVRKLGYQKNEQKEWIIIEEEADIVREAFEEVLNGKTAAQIAKQFIKKRYKKINGRIDWSSATVRLILLNRDYTGDVICQKYYTESYLSHKRVANNGERNQYFIENHHEPIVSRETFEAVQRELERRKKPNKNRKVKRYPLSSRIQCGKCGGNLHRFICKEVVRWRCENNVRSKELCTMGSIKEEVIREAMQDAFLERYRLARFMYDMERMKKDLTRAVAARDFSYNRLRLDLEKILLEENIELINANGSEADSTDEKLEELASKRASIEKELKIREDWWELLDQDFAFREEAKTKLKELDAVRDPSKQLQKELQSISFLRAWVVRVKAITPMSFCMNWIDEKETIVDLRKE; this is encoded by the coding sequence ATGGCAGAATCATTATTTGGTTCATTTGGACAAGGTGCAGGTGGTATTACATTAATGGATCCACTAGCGGAAAAACCTAAACAACTTAGAGTGGCTGCTTATGTACGAGTCAGCAGCCTTTCAGATGAACAGGAAGGATCATTTGATAACCAAAAAACGCATTACACTCAATTAATTCGCTCCACACCGGGTTGGAAGATGGTTGACATTTATACAGACCAAGGAAGGACTGGGACTTCGGTGGCCAAACGACCAGGCTTTAATCGAATGATCCGACACGCTTATGAAAAGAAAATTGATATTATCCTTTGCAAGTCAGTGTCCAGATTTGCGAGGAATGTACTTGACGCCATAAACACGATTCGAGAACTGACCCAGCTTGGTGTTCGAATTATTTTTGACAAAGAAAATATTGATACAGGCGATATGGCAAGTGAGTTTATCCTCACTATGTTATCTGCAACAGCACAGGAGGAGAGCCGAAGTATTTCAGAGAATATAAATTGGGCTTTAGAAAAGCGGTATGAAAGAGGTGAACCAGTCTTTGTTAGAAAGTTGGGATACCAAAAGAATGAGCAAAAAGAATGGATTATCATAGAAGAAGAAGCGGACATTGTTCGAGAAGCATTTGAAGAAGTATTGAATGGAAAGACAGCTGCTCAAATTGCTAAGCAATTCATAAAAAAGAGATATAAGAAAATTAACGGGCGAATAGACTGGTCTTCCGCCACAGTTCGATTGATACTACTCAATCGGGACTACACAGGAGATGTAATTTGCCAAAAATACTATACAGAAAGTTACCTTTCACATAAGAGAGTGGCCAATAATGGAGAACGAAATCAGTATTTTATCGAGAACCACCATGAACCGATTGTGAGCCGAGAAACATTTGAAGCAGTTCAACGAGAACTAGAGAGGCGTAAAAAGCCAAATAAAAATAGAAAGGTGAAACGCTACCCGCTTTCCAGCCGGATTCAATGTGGGAAATGCGGAGGAAATTTGCATCGATTCATTTGCAAAGAAGTTGTTAGATGGCGCTGTGAGAATAACGTAAGAAGTAAAGAGCTCTGTACCATGGGAAGCATTAAAGAAGAGGTGATTAGGGAAGCCATGCAAGATGCTTTTCTCGAGCGTTACCGGCTGGCACGGTTTATGTACGACATGGAGAGAATGAAGAAGGACCTTACAAGAGCTGTTGCTGCAAGGGACTTTTCTTACAACAGACTTCGCTTGGATTTAGAAAAAATTTTATTAGAAGAGAATATTGAACTTATTAATGCCAATGGGTCTGAAGCGGATAGTACAGATGAGAAACTTGAGGAATTGGCATCGAAAAGAGCATCTATTGAAAAAGAACTAAAGATAAGGGAGGATTGGTGGGAGCTACTGGATCAAGATTTTGCTTTTAGAGAAGAAGCAAAGACAAAGCTCAAGGAACTAGATGCAGTGAGGGATCCATCTAAACAATTACAAAAAGAACTTCAAAGTATTTCATTTTTAAGGGCATGGGTAGTACGTGTAAAAGCGATAACACCAATGTCCTTTTGTATGAATTGGATTGACGAGAAGGAAACAATAGTTGATTTAAGAAAGGAGTAG
- a CDS encoding recombinase family protein — protein MSSHQSSSRVRIIPAKARTGRTEANPGGQKKRIAVYARVSTDSEMQASSYELQVAHYKDYVGKNPAWILADVYADEGISGTSTKNRTEFNRMIQDCEEGRIDYILTKSISRFARNTLDCISIIRRLKSLRPAVGVFFEKENIDTLDSKSELFLTILSSMAQEESRSVSENTKWGVQKRFQQGIVHMPTTFFLGYDTTEDGEIVINEEQAEVVRRIFREFLEGKGCPRIAKGLTRDGLKTGKGNKTWTSDAVYKILKQEKYQGHCLAQKTVTIDFLSHKRVRNRDIQPQYFVKNTHPAIISEETFEAVQQEMKRRSLMMRDPDNKYRQHFSGHSPFSNQYYCGECGRPVIRRRMTSSRKGEKYYISAWQCRVTAGRDPDYKDCKTSYVHETDLENAFMKIMREMKENLDEVIEEAKQAIQKASLSPPEQQRLEELNTQIEAITDRISELAARESATSDAIYDATLRHLIYEQEILQQERDSLEENMQEQLYLEKQFQSLLVLLEETEKLEDFDVTLFKKTIERGIIYKERIVEFQFKCGVKRTLCVRERKTPKKK, from the coding sequence ATGAGTAGCCATCAAAGTTCATCAAGGGTACGGATAATTCCGGCAAAAGCTAGAACGGGCCGGACGGAAGCGAATCCTGGTGGACAAAAGAAACGGATTGCAGTGTATGCCCGAGTATCCACTGACTCAGAAATGCAGGCAAGCAGTTATGAGCTGCAAGTGGCCCATTACAAAGATTATGTAGGTAAAAACCCTGCTTGGATACTCGCAGATGTTTATGCAGATGAAGGGATATCAGGGACCTCAACAAAGAACCGTACAGAATTTAATCGAATGATTCAAGACTGTGAAGAAGGGCGGATTGACTATATTTTGACCAAGTCAATCAGTCGCTTCGCGAGAAACACTCTTGACTGCATATCAATTATCAGGCGCTTGAAGAGTCTGAGACCAGCCGTGGGCGTTTTTTTCGAGAAAGAGAATATTGACACATTGGATTCCAAGTCAGAACTTTTCTTAACCATTTTATCTTCCATGGCACAGGAAGAAAGCCGCAGCGTAAGTGAAAACACGAAATGGGGAGTGCAGAAGAGATTCCAACAAGGAATAGTTCATATGCCGACCACGTTTTTCCTGGGTTATGATACAACTGAAGATGGAGAAATAGTCATCAACGAAGAACAAGCAGAAGTGGTAAGGCGAATTTTCCGGGAGTTCCTAGAAGGCAAAGGGTGTCCAAGAATTGCAAAAGGCTTAACAAGAGACGGATTAAAGACAGGGAAAGGGAATAAAACGTGGACGTCAGATGCGGTTTATAAAATCTTGAAACAAGAGAAATACCAAGGCCACTGTTTAGCACAGAAGACCGTTACGATTGATTTTTTATCGCATAAACGCGTTCGCAACAGGGATATTCAGCCACAATATTTTGTGAAGAATACCCACCCAGCCATTATCAGCGAAGAAACCTTTGAAGCGGTTCAACAAGAAATGAAAAGGCGAAGTTTGATGATGCGGGACCCGGATAACAAATACCGGCAGCACTTTAGTGGACACAGCCCATTTTCCAATCAGTACTATTGCGGAGAATGTGGAAGGCCGGTGATACGAAGACGGATGACTTCAAGCAGGAAGGGGGAGAAGTATTACATTTCTGCATGGCAATGCCGAGTGACCGCAGGCCGAGATCCAGACTATAAAGATTGTAAAACAAGCTATGTTCATGAGACAGACCTTGAAAATGCCTTTATGAAAATTATGAGGGAAATGAAAGAAAACCTCGATGAAGTAATAGAAGAAGCGAAACAAGCCATTCAAAAAGCATCTCTCTCGCCACCGGAACAACAGCGACTGGAGGAGTTGAACACGCAAATTGAAGCCATAACCGATCGCATCAGTGAATTGGCTGCAAGAGAGTCAGCCACCAGCGATGCCATTTACGATGCGACATTAAGGCATCTGATTTATGAACAAGAGATTCTTCAACAGGAGCGGGACAGCCTAGAGGAAAACATGCAAGAGCAACTTTATTTAGAAAAGCAATTTCAATCGCTCCTAGTCTTATTAGAAGAAACTGAGAAACTAGAGGACTTTGATGTAACGCTTTTCAAAAAGACAATCGAACGGGGTATTATTTATAAGGAACGAATAGTTGAATTTCAATTTAAATGCGGGGTGAAACGGACCCTCTGTGTAAGAGAACGTAAGACTCCTAAGAAGAAATAA
- a CDS encoding recombinase family protein, with protein MDEIQKGMWVRTLWDPVKAREESPLIGNHEVKVAAYCRVSTDIEKQLHSLENQVQHYTHLIRSKPNWKFVGVYFDNGTSGRNATKQKGLQRLIRHCHEGRVDFILTKNVSRFTRNAEHLIKIVEELKAKGVGVYFEEQKVDTSVEYNQFLLSTYAALAQEEIETISASTKWGYEKSLQKGKPKFVATYGYRKVTKDGQPTLEINEEQARVVRLIYDWYLQDWSIPDIMRELIRLEIPTMKGGKIWGTKNIKYMLQNPTYTGNKVARLHSTDLFTKQKTINKDDPITIENTHPAIISIGVFDRAQEKFSLDHKSPRKRPTPTEPHAFQKQVICQHCGKLIRVHKRKTGNIWRCNARKAGVCEGPELQEHQLRTMMLEAFEKKFLEDENVQIGTLKKILTVANQQDHFEFHRLKWLTEMEMARTMDTDEELKEKEEAYRAFEEHIESVEEGRSYRTSTIQWLDSIQDMETFYEQATLEHFRAWVLSTSVTTEQDYEVKWLDGTVTTIGSPLIKDIDSSLNEESQTTKEVTSELKILNDKGELMIEEKDQKKSSIPKREVQKIEPNNSKAILQTIEASMEGVNKQPSSHLNTKTALRTAAYCRVSTDRLEQQSSLKTQVAYYTYLILKNQNYQFAGIYADEGISGRSMKNRDELNRLIGECERGRIDVILVKSVSRLSRDIQDTLEITRYLRQLPNPTYIYFERENIWTSDPQADLMLSIFGSIAQEESIGMGRSMAWGIRSMAKRGIIHRKRPNYGYTIDDNYRWHIVKEEASVVRRIFREVRKGVTVAQIAVDLSEKKIPSPTGNLTWGARTVTNILRNVVYKGDILFQQTIAVQNGRKKNVPNEGQEPQYYIEEHHEPIIPKKKWEEVQKILDERAEEVKKNRSAPLPEINENKNETFLEKMICGECSKQVVHYVNKRPKKDGDYYSHYWVCYRAGYPHYHVHDPCDSMAFKQEYYEQHFRHLLMNIYEDSTFYQKAEQAIEQIDFSPEEKIEEEQLEWEVKLLNQELYEVVDESLHGQGRDTERVDQMTEKLCAMYERLAAFRDRKEKAEEERKALRRFMKNLKAYINSESKAFPSEIYTDVLKHAAVYKDGKVVYHLRFGLAWTTGEVYSTFQEQCEKQRWAKVKAKHEAFLRGPEVASLLEYCHEPRTVKEMLAFMLERKQMGKTTLVDRVVMPLFKEGTLERFKVQGKRKNIREYVYRVKKTDK; from the coding sequence TTGGATGAAATTCAAAAAGGGATGTGGGTCCGAACGTTGTGGGATCCAGTCAAGGCAAGAGAAGAAAGTCCGTTAATCGGAAACCACGAAGTGAAGGTAGCAGCTTATTGTCGGGTGAGTACAGATATAGAAAAGCAACTGCATTCGCTAGAGAACCAAGTGCAACATTATACCCATCTAATTCGAAGTAAGCCAAACTGGAAATTCGTTGGTGTGTATTTTGATAACGGCACGAGTGGAAGGAACGCTACCAAACAGAAAGGGTTACAACGCCTTATCCGCCACTGCCATGAAGGACGTGTCGATTTTATCTTGACCAAAAATGTGTCTCGCTTCACCCGGAATGCTGAGCACCTTATCAAAATTGTAGAAGAGCTAAAAGCGAAAGGAGTAGGCGTGTACTTTGAAGAGCAGAAGGTAGACACCTCGGTTGAATACAATCAATTTCTGTTAAGCACCTATGCAGCTCTGGCACAAGAGGAGATTGAAACGATCTCTGCCTCTACCAAATGGGGCTATGAAAAAAGTTTGCAAAAAGGAAAGCCAAAGTTTGTGGCGACCTATGGCTATCGAAAAGTTACAAAAGATGGACAGCCCACGCTTGAGATTAACGAGGAACAAGCAAGGGTAGTTCGTTTGATATACGATTGGTATCTACAAGATTGGTCCATCCCAGACATCATGAGAGAACTTATACGTCTGGAGATTCCAACCATGAAGGGCGGGAAAATATGGGGGACAAAAAATATTAAATATATGTTGCAGAATCCTACCTATACAGGTAATAAGGTAGCCAGACTTCATTCTACTGATTTGTTTACCAAGCAAAAAACGATTAACAAGGATGACCCCATTACGATTGAAAATACCCATCCAGCCATTATCAGTATTGGTGTTTTTGATCGGGCTCAAGAAAAGTTTAGCTTGGACCATAAATCTCCACGTAAGCGACCCACTCCCACAGAACCACATGCTTTTCAGAAACAAGTCATCTGCCAGCATTGTGGGAAACTCATAAGAGTTCATAAAAGGAAGACCGGTAATATCTGGCGGTGTAATGCAAGAAAAGCTGGCGTTTGTGAGGGACCAGAATTACAAGAACATCAATTAAGAACTATGATGCTAGAGGCTTTCGAGAAAAAGTTCTTAGAAGATGAAAATGTTCAAATCGGTACTTTGAAGAAAATACTAACCGTTGCCAATCAACAAGACCATTTCGAATTCCACCGGTTAAAGTGGCTGACGGAAATGGAGATGGCTCGAACTATGGATACCGATGAAGAGCTGAAGGAAAAAGAAGAAGCCTATCGTGCCTTTGAAGAACATATTGAAAGCGTAGAAGAGGGACGATCTTACCGGACCAGTACCATTCAATGGTTGGACTCCATTCAGGACATGGAAACTTTTTACGAACAAGCCACTCTAGAACATTTCAGGGCGTGGGTTTTAAGCACATCGGTAACGACTGAACAAGACTATGAGGTGAAATGGTTGGATGGAACAGTGACGACCATAGGCTCACCATTAATAAAGGATATAGACTCATCACTGAATGAAGAAAGTCAAACAACAAAGGAGGTGACTTCTGAATTGAAAATACTGAATGACAAAGGCGAATTAATGATAGAGGAAAAGGACCAAAAGAAATCATCCATTCCTAAAAGGGAAGTACAGAAGATTGAACCAAACAACAGTAAAGCGATCTTGCAGACGATTGAAGCCTCGATGGAGGGGGTAAATAAACAACCTTCTTCCCATCTAAATACTAAAACTGCCCTTCGAACAGCTGCTTATTGCCGTGTTTCAACTGACCGCCTTGAGCAGCAATCAAGCCTGAAAACACAGGTAGCATACTATACTTATTTGATTTTGAAAAACCAAAACTATCAATTTGCAGGCATCTATGCAGACGAAGGAATATCGGGGCGCTCCATGAAAAATCGAGATGAATTGAATCGGCTCATTGGGGAGTGTGAACGGGGGCGAATTGATGTCATCTTGGTCAAGTCTGTTTCCAGACTAAGCCGGGATATCCAAGACACACTGGAAATCACAAGATATCTTCGCCAGCTTCCAAATCCAACCTACATTTACTTTGAACGTGAAAATATATGGACTTCGGATCCTCAAGCAGACCTTATGTTATCCATTTTTGGAAGCATTGCACAAGAGGAAAGTATCGGTATGGGTAGGTCCATGGCATGGGGGATTCGGAGCATGGCCAAGCGGGGCATTATCCATCGGAAAAGACCGAACTATGGTTATACCATCGATGATAACTACCGTTGGCATATAGTGAAAGAAGAAGCGAGCGTGGTCCGGCGCATCTTTAGAGAAGTACGAAAAGGAGTCACTGTGGCTCAAATTGCAGTTGATTTAAGTGAAAAAAAGATTCCGAGCCCAACGGGTAATTTAACCTGGGGAGCCAGAACGGTTACAAATATTTTAAGGAATGTGGTTTATAAAGGCGATATTTTATTCCAACAAACTATAGCGGTGCAAAATGGCCGAAAGAAAAACGTTCCGAATGAAGGTCAAGAACCTCAGTATTATATAGAGGAGCATCACGAACCGATCATACCAAAGAAAAAATGGGAGGAAGTACAGAAGATATTAGATGAGCGAGCGGAAGAGGTAAAGAAGAACCGTTCAGCTCCCTTGCCAGAAATCAATGAAAATAAAAATGAAACATTCTTAGAGAAGATGATTTGTGGGGAATGCTCAAAACAAGTGGTCCATTATGTGAATAAAAGGCCGAAAAAAGATGGTGACTATTATTCACATTATTGGGTCTGTTATCGCGCTGGTTATCCACACTACCATGTTCATGATCCTTGTGATTCGATGGCTTTTAAACAGGAGTATTATGAACAGCATTTTAGACACCTGTTAATGAACATTTATGAGGATTCCACATTCTATCAGAAGGCAGAGCAGGCGATTGAACAGATAGACTTTTCCCCTGAAGAGAAAATTGAGGAAGAGCAGTTAGAATGGGAAGTGAAACTACTAAATCAAGAACTTTACGAGGTGGTCGATGAAAGCCTTCATGGTCAGGGGAGAGATACAGAACGAGTTGACCAGATGACTGAAAAGCTATGTGCCATGTATGAGAGGCTGGCCGCCTTTCGAGATCGGAAGGAAAAAGCGGAAGAGGAACGAAAGGCACTCAGGCGTTTTATGAAAAACTTGAAAGCTTATATAAATAGTGAATCAAAAGCCTTCCCAAGTGAAATCTACACAGATGTTTTGAAACATGCGGCTGTATATAAAGATGGAAAAGTTGTGTATCATTTGCGTTTTGGACTGGCATGGACGACCGGAGAGGTGTATTCTACTTTTCAGGAACAATGTGAAAAACAGCGGTGGGCGAAGGTGAAAGCAAAACATGAAGCATTTCTTAGAGGGCCGGAAGTAGCTTCTCTTCTTGAGTATTGCCATGAACCGAGAACGGTGAAAGAGATGTTAGCCTTTATGCTGGAAAGAAAACAAATGGGGAAAACAACACTTGTTGATCGAGTGGTTATGCCATTGTTCAAAGAAGGGACGCTTGAACGCTTCAAAGTACAGGGGAAGCGGAAGAATATCAGGGAGTATGTGTATCGAGTTAAGAAAACTGACAAATAA
- a CDS encoding recombinase family protein, with protein sequence MINEEQATVVRRIFREFLEGKGCPRIAKGLTRDGLKTGKGNKTWTSDAVYKILKQEKYQGHCLAQKTVTIDFLTHKRVRNHDIQPQYYVKNTHPAIISEETFEAVQQEMKRRSLMMRDPDKKYRQHFSGHSPFSNQYFCGECGRPVIRRRMTSSRKGEKYYISAWQCRVTAGRDPDYKDCKTSYVHETDLENAFIKIMREMKENPDEVIEEANQAIEKASLSPPEQQRLEELNKQIETITDRISDLAAKESATRDAIYDATLRHLIYEQEILQQERDSLEENMQEQLYLEKQFQSLLVLLEETEKLEDFDVTLFKKTIERGIIYKERIVEFQFKCGVKRTLCVRERKTPKKK encoded by the coding sequence GTGATTAACGAAGAACAAGCAACGGTGGTAAGGCGTATTTTTCGAGAATTCTTAGAAGGTAAAGGGTGCCCAAGAATTGCAAAAGGCTTAACAAGAGACGGATTAAAGACAGGAAAAGGGAATAAAACGTGGACGTCAGATGCAGTTTATAAAATCTTGAAACAAGAGAAGTACCAAGGCCACTGTTTAGCACAGAAAACCGTTACGATCGATTTTTTAACTCATAAACGCGTTCGCAACCATGATATTCAGCCACAATATTATGTGAAGAACACCCATCCAGCAATTATTAGCGAAGAAACCTTTGAGGCTGTTCAACAAGAAATGAAAAGGCGAAGCTTGATGATGAGGGACCCGGATAAAAAATATCGACAACACTTTAGTGGACACAGTCCATTTTCTAACCAATACTTTTGTGGAGAATGCGGAAGGCCCGTTATACGAAGGCGGATGACTTCAAGCAGGAAGGGGGAGAAGTATTACATTTCTGCTTGGCAATGCAGAGTGACCGCAGGACGAGATCCAGACTATAAAGATTGTAAAACAAGCTATGTTCATGAGACAGACCTTGAAAATGCATTTATTAAAATTATGAGGGAAATGAAAGAAAACCCCGATGAAGTAATAGAAGAAGCTAACCAAGCTATCGAAAAGGCATCCCTCTCACCGCCGGAACAACAGCGACTGGAAGAGTTAAACAAGCAAATTGAAACCATAACAGATCGCATCAGTGACTTGGCTGCCAAGGAATCGGCTACAAGAGATGCTATCTACGATGCGACATTAAGGCACTTGATTTATGAACAAGAAATCCTTCAACAGGAGCGGGACAGCCTAGAGGAAAACATGCAAGAGCAACTTTATTTAGAAAAGCAATTCCAATCGCTCCTAGTCTTATTAGAAGAAACAGAGAAACTAGAGGATTTTGATGTAACGCTTTTCAAAAAGACAATCGAACGGGGCATTATTTATAAGGAACGAATAGTTGAATTTCAATTTAAATGCGGGGTGAAACGGACCCTCTGTGTAAGAGAACGTAAGACTCCTAAGAAAAAATAA